DNA from Candidatus Melainabacteria bacterium RIFOXYA2_FULL_32_9:
GTATAAAAATAAAACCCAGAATGAAAAATGGAGTTTTATAGAAGAAAATTGGCAAAAAGATTGGATAAAAAATGATCCAAGAATCCAAAAAGTTATATCAGAAACTGAATATAATAAAAAAATCCAGGAAGTTCACGATTCAATGGGAAAATCATGTCCTCAAGTCCAAGAATTAATCGAATATAAAAATAAACTTACAAGCTTGGATCAAACAGGTCAGTCTGCTTTTGTTACGGCTCAGGCTTTAAAACAATCAGTTAATAAAGCTTTTCAAGATTTACCAAAAGAATTGGAGTTAAGTGCTAATTCTAAACAAGTATTATTAAATGCTATAGATGAACTTGCTCAAAATAAAAATAAAGAATACTTTGCAAGAAGGGCTTTTTCCCACAATTGGGAAGATATTATTAACAAAGCTAAGGAAAATTCTTTAGAAATTCAAAAATTTGCTAAAGACGAAAGTAAATGTAAAACATTAGAAACTCTTGTTCATAAGCAATTCCTAACACCTGCTTTAGAAAAATATAAAGCTTTAACAAGTATATTAGCAGTTATGCCAGGAAACCCAACTATGTATGCAGGTGATGAACTTGGTGAAACTGGCATGGAAAGCCCTTCTAAAAACATTTATCTCCAGAACAGGAATCGTTTACATTGGGAATACTTGAATAAAGAAGAACATAAAGATGATTTCATTAGAGACTTTAATAAAGATATAAGTAATAACTTTAATTTAAGGAATGATAAGAGATTATCTCCGCTTGTTAATGGTCATACAATACCTCTTAAAAAGCAGCAAGATAAATCTAACATCTATGCTATGTATAGATATAACAGTGAAAAAGACGTTATTGCTGTAATTAACAATAAAGGACTTAATAATACACGGGATAAATACAAAGTAATTCCTGAAGAACTCGACAAAATTGATCTGAGCCAAGATGAAAAATACGGTGTACCAGGTGGTCTAAAAGAAGGTGCAAAATATAGAAGCATAAATGATGCTCATACCTATATGGTCAAAAATAATTCAATAGTCAGAAAAGATGGTGGAAAGATTGAAGTAAACGAGCCTACTTTAATTCTCTACAGAGAGCAACCATTTACTAAATCTGTTCCTAACTCAAATAAAACTGAGCAAGAAAAACCTAAAACTCTAAATCTAAACGGTTAATTAAATACCTATAATTTAACTTGATTATTTTACTTAACTCTATATCAAGATATATCAGCAATTTTACAGTGTTTGAAGCTAAATACAACTTGATTATGATTGTAAGTTATACGATTTTATGCTCTAATTAATGTTTGAGGAATTAACTATTGGAGGGTAAAATGGAGAGAACTTTCGTTGCTATTAAGCCCGATGCAGTTCAAAGAGGACTTATTGGTGAAATTATCAAAAGATTTGAAAAAAAAGGGTTTAAGATTATCGGCATGAAAATGATTCATATGAGCAGGGAATTAGCCGAAAAACATTATGCAGAGCACGTAGGTAAACCTTTTTATGAAAATTTAATCCAATTTATCACTAGTGGCCCTATTTTAGCAATGGCTCTTCAAGGAATAGACGTTGTTACCTTAGTAAGAAATATGATGGGTTCTACTAATCCTCAAAATGCAGCACCTGGAACTATTAGAGCTGATTATGCACAAATTACCGAAAGAAATATTGTCCACGGTTCAGACAGTCTTGAAAGTGCAAAAAGAGAAATCGCTTTATTCTTCCATGATTCAGAACTTGCAACAGAATGGAATCGTGATGCAGGTAAATGGATAACTGAACCTAAATTTAAAGTATAATATTAACGTAAAACATTTTTACCGTCTGGAATAATCAGAAAATTGTATGCTTTCACAACAAAAATACTTTGATTATCAGCTGTTGAAAAAATGCTCTAACTCACATGCAAGAGCTGGAGTATTTCAAACACCTCATGGGGTGATTAATACTCCTGTTTTTATGCCTGTAGGCACAAATTCTGCTGTCAAAATGATGACCCAGGATCATTTATATGCCACACAGGCAGAAATTATCTTATCAAACTCCTACCATTTATTCCTTAGACCGGGACACAAGTTAATTGAAAAAGCTGGTGGATTACATAAATGGATGAATTGGAATAAACCAATTCTTACTGATTCTGGAGGGTTTCAGGTTTTTAGCTTATCAGACCTAAGAAACCTTACAGAAGAAGGTGTAACATTCAAAGACCCTAAAGATGGCCGCAGCTACTTTATGAGTCCTGAAATATCAATGGAAGTTCAAAATAGCCTTGGTGCAGATATTATAATGGCTTTTGATGAATGTGCGCCTTATCCCTGTGATTACGCTCAAGCTAAAGAAGCTATGGAAAGAACACATAGATGGCTTGAAAGATGTTTAAAAAGTCATAAACGTGAAGATCAGGCATTATTTCCAATAGTCCAGGGTTCTGTTTATGATGATCTTAGAGCTGAAAGTGCCAGAGTAATTGCATCTGTTAATTCTCATGGTTATGCAATTGGCGGAGTCAGCGTAGGGGAACCTAAAGAATTAAAAAATCGCATAGTTGAGATAACAGCTCCTTTATTACCAGAAAATAAACCAAGATATTTAATGGGGGTTGGTACTCCTGA
Protein-coding regions in this window:
- a CDS encoding nucleoside-diphosphate kinase yields the protein MERTFVAIKPDAVQRGLIGEIIKRFEKKGFKIIGMKMIHMSRELAEKHYAEHVGKPFYENLIQFITSGPILAMALQGIDVVTLVRNMMGSTNPQNAAPGTIRADYAQITERNIVHGSDSLESAKREIALFFHDSELATEWNRDAGKWITEPKFKV
- a CDS encoding tRNA guanosine(34) transglycosylase Tgt translates to MLSQQKYFDYQLLKKCSNSHARAGVFQTPHGVINTPVFMPVGTNSAVKMMTQDHLYATQAEIILSNSYHLFLRPGHKLIEKAGGLHKWMNWNKPILTDSGGFQVFSLSDLRNLTEEGVTFKDPKDGRSYFMSPEISMEVQNSLGADIIMAFDECAPYPCDYAQAKEAMERTHRWLERCLKSHKREDQALFPIVQGSVYDDLRAESARVIASVNSHGYAIGGVSVGEPKELKNRIVEITAPLLPENKPRYLMGVGTPEDLLDGVLRGIDMFDCVMPTRIARHGSFFTPWGRGVIKNKEFEEDFSPLVEGCDCYACQNHSKAYIRHLFRVKEATASILMTIHNIHYLVKLMHDARSAILNDEFAEFYKEKMSLIESK